The Oncorhynchus nerka isolate Pitt River linkage group LG15, Oner_Uvic_2.0, whole genome shotgun sequence genome contains the following window.
ACAATGAACaatgctctcctccctccctccctcccatccctctctccctacctcctcacCTCAGAGCGTGCTCCTGATGCTGGGCTCTCCAGCGACGCCGCGGAAACGGCCCTTCGAGTTGCTAAGCGACCTGGTGGACGACGGGGGCTTCGGCGAGGAGCTGCACGTGGAGCGCTGGGACGTGTCGGCGCTGGATGACATCACGCGCTACACCAAGCTGGGCCTCGGGGGGGAGCTGGCGAGCACCGAGGATGCCGTGCTGATGGGCCGTTGGAGCGGGAcccgggaggaagaggaggaggagaggaggaagaggaaggcacAGGCCATAGCTCAGCAGCAGACATCACATGTAACCACGATGATGGTAACGCATCTCCATGGAAACGGCATCACAATGACCCCCGACCCCTGTCTAGGCCACGCCCAGAGAGGCAGGGTAGTCAGAGAGCAGGTGGGACTTAATGTTACCATGGCGATCGAAAGGGTGACAGAAAAAGGAGGACAGGATGGGGGGATGAGGGTTCCTACGGTGGAGGTGTACCAGgtggcagaggaggaggaggttgccGCAGCTGTGTTGGCAGCGGCGGAAGTTGTTGCCGCGGTGACTGAGACGTCTGGGATTCTTCCGGGGGGGTCAGTGTTGGAACACAACTACTCTCTGACCCAGGGGGGGGATAGACCCTCGCCCTCCAGCCCCagctctgagacagagacagaagaggaggtagaggggcaggaggagggagagagggaggaggaggagagggaagagcaaGAAGAGGTGTTGTTgttggaggaagaagaggaggaggaggaaggggaggacggAGCAGGGGATGAGACTGCGGTGGAAGCAGAACTGTCCAGCTCGTCAGAAACAGAATTTGGTGAGTTCTGGATTCTGGAGTTTATGATGTCATCTGGAATGTCTCAGAGCTTTGATATGACCTATTAGGTCATAGCTATGTCACTTTTTCTACTCTATTTTCTTCTGCGTATCTTCTGTCATTCCTGcaaatttgaaatgttttgtttgAGCCAATCTCAGCCATTTGATatcagacaagacagtaactGAATTGTGTTCATGAAACATCACTCTACCTTGTTTTGGTGGCTATTGTCACACTcctattgttgtgtgtgtgtgtgtctggcggagtgtgtgtgtgtgtgtttgtctggcggagtgtgtgtttgtctggcggagtgtgtgtttgtctggcggagtgtgtgtttgtctggcggagtgtgtgtttgtctggcggagtgtgtgtttgtctggcggagtgtgtgtgtttgtctggcggagtgtgtgtgtttgtctggcggagtgtgtgtgtttgtctggcggagtgtgtgtgtttgtctggcggagtgtgtgtgtttgtctggcggagtgtgtgtgtttgtctggctgtgtgtgtgtgtttgtctggctgtgtgtgtgtgttgtctgctgtgtgtgtgtgtgtgtgtgtgtgtgtttgtctggagtgtgtgtgtgtgtgtttgtctggtgtgtgtgtgtttgtctggcgggtgtgtgtgtgtgtgtgtttgtctggcggagtgtgtgtgttgtctggcggagtgtgtgtgtgtgtgtgtgtgtgtttgtctggcggtgtgtttgtctggcggtgtgtgtgtgtttgtgtttgtctggcggagtgtgtgtttgtctggcggagtgtgtgtgtgtgtgtgtgtgtttgtctcgcggtgtgtgtgtttgtctggcggagtgtgtgtgtttgtctggcggtgtgtgtgtttgtctggcggtgtgtgtgtttgtctggcggtgtgtgtttgtctggcgggtgtgtgtgtgtttgtttgtctggcggtgtgtgtgtttgtctggcggagtgtgtgtgtttgtctggcggtgtgtgtgtgtttgtctggcggagtgtgtgtgtgtttgtctggcgggtgtgtgtgtttgtctggcggagtgtgtgtgtgtgtttgtctggcgggtgtgtgtgtttgtctggcgggtgtgtgtgtgttgtttgtctggagtgagtgtgtgtgtgttgtgtttgtctggcggtgtgtctgtgtttgtgtttgtctggcggagtgtgtgtgtgtttgtttgtctggcggtgtgtgtgtgtgtgtttgtctggcggaggagtgtgtgtgtgtttgtctggcggagtgtgtgtgtgtgtctggcggagtgtgtgtgtgtgtttgtctggcgtgtgtgtgtgtgtttgtctggcgggtgtgtgtgtgtgtttgtctggcggagtgtgtgtgtgtgtgtgtttgtctggcggagtgtgtgtgtgtgtttgtctggcggagtgtgtgtgtgtgtgtttgtctggcggagtgtgtgtttgtttgtctggcggagtgtgtgtgtgttgtctggcggagtgtgtgtgtgtgtgttttgtctggcggagtgtgtgtgtgtgtgtttgtctggcggagtgtgtgtgtgtgtgtgtgttttgtctggtgtgtgtgtgtgtttgtttgtctggcggagtgtgtgtgtgtgtttgtctggcggagtgtgtgtgtgtgtttgtctggcggagtgtgtgtgtgtgtgtttgtctggcggagtgtgtgtgtgtgtttgtctggtgtgtgtgtgtttgtctggcggtgtgtgtgtgtgtgtgtttgtctggtgtgtgtgtgtgtgtgtgtttgtcttgcggagtgtgtgtgtgtgtttgtctggcggagtgtgtgtgtgtttgtctggtgtgagtgtctggtgtgtgtgtgtgtgtgtgtttgtctggcggagtgtgtgtgtgtgtttgtctggcggtgtgtgtgtttgtctggtgtgtgtgtgtgtgtgtgtgtgtttgtctggcgggtgtgtgtgtgtgtttgtctggcggtgtgtgtgtgtgtgtgtgtgtttgtctggcggagtgtgtgtgtgtgtttgtctggcggagtgtgtgtgtgtgtgtgtgtttgtctggcggtgtgtgtgtttgtctggcgtgtgtgtgtgtgtttgtctggcggagtgtgtgtgtgttttgtctggcggagtgtgtttgtctggtggtgtgtgtgtgtttgtctggcggagtgtgtgtgtgtttgtttgtctggcggtgtgtgtgtgtgtttgtctggcggagtgtgtgtgtgtttgtttgtctgtctgtttgcggagtgtgtgtgtgtgtgtgtttgtctggcggagtgtgtgtgtgtgtgtgtgttgtgtgtgtgtgtgtttgtctggcggtgtgtgtgtgtgtttgtcttgtctggtggtttgtctgtgtgtgtgtgtgtgtttgtctggcggagtgtgtgtgtgtgtttgtctggcggagtgtgtgtgtgtgtgtttgtctggcggtgtgtgtgtgtgtgtttgtctggagtgtgtgtgtgtgtgtgtgtgtttgtctgcggagtgtgtgtgtgtgtgtgtttgtctggcggagtgtgtgtgtgtttgtctgtgtgtgtgtgtgtttgtctggcggagtgtgtgtgtgtgtgtgtgtttgtctggcggagtgtgtgtgtgtgtgtttgtctggcggagtgtgtgtgtgtgtgtgtttgtctggcgagtgtgtgtgtgtttgtgtgtgtgtgtgtgtgtgtgtgtttgtctggcggtgtgtgtgtgtgtgtgtgtttgtctggtggagtgtgtgtgtttgtctggcggagtgtgtgtgtgtgtttgtgtgtgtgtgtgtgtgtgtgtgtttgtctggcggagtgtgtgtgtgtgtgtttgtctggcggagtgtgtgtgtgtttgtctggcggtgtgtttgtctggcggtgtgtgtgtgtttgtctggcggagtgtgtgtgtgtttgtttgtctggcggagtgtgtgtgtttgtctggcggagtgtgtgtgtgtgtttgtctgcggagtgtgtgtgtgttgtttgtctggcggtgtgtgtgtgtgtttgtctggcggagtgtgtgtgtgtgtgtgtgtgtttgtctggcggagtgtgtgtgtgtgtgtttgtctggcggagtgtgtgtgtgtgtgtgtgtttgtctggcggagtgtgtgtgtgtgtgtttgtctggcggagtgtgtgtgtgtgtgtttgtcggagtgtgtgtgtgtgtgtgtttgtctggcggtgtgtgtgtgtgtgtgtgtttgtctggcggagtgtgtgtgtgtgtgtgtgtgtctggcggagtgtgtgtgtgtttgtctgtgtgtgtgtgtgtttgtctggcggagtgtgtgtgtgtgtttgtctggctgtgtgtgtgtgtgtgtttgtctggcggagtgtgtgtgtgtgtgtgtttgtctggcggagtgtgtgtgtgtgtgtgtgtgtttgtctg
Protein-coding sequences here:
- the LOC135560124 gene encoding keratin-associated protein 5-1-like, yielding MKHHSTLFWWLLSHSYCCVCVCLAECVCVCLSGGVCVCLAECVFVWRSVCLSGGVCVCLAECVFVWRSVCVCLAECVCLSGGVCVFVWRSVCVCLAECVCLSGGVCVFVWLCVCVCLAVCVCLCVCVCVVCVCVCLAVCVCVCLCVCVCVCLSAECVCVCVCLAECVCVCLCVCVFVWRSVCVCVCLSGGVCVCVFVWRSVCVCVFVWRVCVCLCVCVCVCVCLAVCVCVCVCLCVCVCVCLSVCVCLSGGVCVCVCLCVCVCVCLAECVCVFVCVCVFVCLAECVCV